TTTGGCGTCCCCACGCGCAACCGCAGCTTCTGGCGGCGCTTGCTCACGCGGTCAATGGATGCCGCCTAGATCAAGCGTGGCAGCGCGACTCTCCCGGCGTGCGTCACCGCTGTTGCCCAGCTtcaagatcttctcgcagccgctGTTGCCCAGAGGATAGGGAGGCTGTGCTTCGGAGGTGGACGAGACGACGAGGGCCGGCGGCGCAgaccagaggaggggagaggccggTGGCGTAGATTGATGGAGGGGAGAGATGAGGGAGAGGAGCCTGCACGAGAGAGGATAAGGCTGCGGGAGCGCGAGGAAAGAGACCGATTTCGCGTCATCCGCCCAATTGGGAGGACTCACCCGGTTCCGGATCTGGGCCGAATATTCTGTCCGTGGGAACCAGGTGGTGACCGTTCCACCTGCCTACTGAACGCGAGAACGAGCCCCGCGAACGGGTTGGACCCATGCCATTCCAGTCCATgactgcaaccaaacacaccctaagtgTCCCTTTAAACTACGATGAGCCACGAAGGGAGGACTTGCAACCTATCATCGATAGGATTATAAAATTATTCTCTGATTGGATGGGGAGGACTCTGTCCTGCCGGGGtaaattaattttgttgtgtgCTTGCATTATCAGTATTCCTGGTTATCTTATGGCCATTGTTAAGTTCCCCAAGTGTTATATCAATGCAATGGACTCCCAAATGGCTCATTTCTTTTGGGGAAATAAGGGGGACAACCATAAGTACCACCTAGCTAACTGGAGTTTCGTATCCTGAAAGAACAAATTTGGTGATCTAGGTGTTCCAAATATTAGACATTTTAATATGGCTCTTCTAGCCTCTTTGGGGAGAAGATACTTTGACAGTGAAGGGAGGGATTGGAAAACTCTGATTGatcacaaatagattattgataaACCTAATGTTTTGTGGGCTAAAGTTGGAGTTGGATCTCGTTTTTGGAAAGGAATTACATGGGCTATAAATGCCTCTAATGCTTTCGATAAATGGAAGGTGGAACATGGTGAGAAAATAACTTTCTAGCATGACACATGGTTGGGAGATTGCTCCCTTAAAGTAAAATATTGGGCTTTGTTTGAAATACGTGATCAACGTCTCTGTTCCCTTGCTCAAGTCTGGGATGGCATGAACCTAAAACTAAATTTTAGGAGATGTGTAGATCAGTCTGGGAGGGACTTGTGGTTGCAATTGTTGAGTAAGGTCTATAAAGTGTCATTAACAGAGCATTCAGATGAACCCATTTGGTTGCTGGAACCAAATGGCAGATACCCTGTTAAGTCCTTTTATCATAAAATTAAATCCGGAGGTGTGGTTTCTACCATTGGTGACTATCTTTTGAAAGTCATCTGCCTCAGTATATTCCTACCTTTCTATGGCTAGCTGTCCTACAAAGTCCTAACTAGAGATAACTTGTCTAAGAGGAGACATGTAGATgctattacttgctttgttttgtAATGAACCTGAGAATGTGAAACATCTTTTCTCCGAATGCACCGTGGCTTCACATGTTTGGGGTTTCATTGACGAAGCTTTTCAAATTACTGCTCCTATTTCGTTCCATGATATTATTGCCATTTGGCGATTGAATAAAAGTAAACCTGTGCTATGTATGGTTATTGCAGCCTCTTTATGGAGTTTGTGGACTCTAAGAAATGATTTCTGTTTTCAGGAAAGAACCTAGAAGGGCATGCGTTGCGTCTTTGCAAAACTAAGCAGGTTCCTTCATCAATGGAGCGTACTCTGCAAGGACACTCAAGTTGTGCTCCTCCGAAGTGCCTTCTTTTGTTGGAGAAGCAGTAAGGGGAGCTACATAGAATTTCTTGGGGATGACACAGAGCTCAGGTGGGCGCGACTCCTGGGAGATGTGTGATATATAGCTCTTCTTAGGGCCTATTCACCCCTCTTATGAGTTCTATCCTCCTTGACATGTAATATATCTAGAAAAAGTGTGCAGAGACGTTCTTTAGTCGGACATCTGTTTGGTTGCCTGCCATTTAGTTAATCTCTAGCCTGATCAATTCTGACAGGTCGTATGCTGTGAACCATCTTGCTTCACTCTATAAAATAAAAGTGGACGGGGGAGGGGGGGCTTTCATTCAAGAAAGAAAGCAACACGGTTATCAATTTAAGATGAATTTTTATAACACTTTATTGCAACGGGGAGGCTAAATAGCACAAGAGAAAGTATGCCCAACAGTTTGGTTGTGGTGTTAGCTCCTTTCTTTTAAATATCTTGGCATTGCAACTCACTCTCGGAGACTATGTAATAGAATAGGTTTTTAATTTTCAAAACAAAACAATTTGGGACCTCATTGAGATTTCAAATTTTACTTTGTTTTAATGAATATTAACCTAATTGAATTTTCTTTTGAAATTAGTTTTAATCTGGCTCGGAATTTCGGAGTCGAAAATGTTTCAGACCCCACTGAAGTATGcgaaatttcaatgaaatttcgtTGAAAATTTTAACCCTAAATAGACACTTGAAATACATAGAAGTTCATAAATAACTCTAGTGTCTTAAAGGGATAGATGTTCATTTTTCAGTGCTAGATATATCCGTTTCAGTGATAGATGTTCATAAATAACTCTAGCTAGTACTCCCTCTGATCAATATATTACTAGTCGCTCACACGGATATATCTAGacatatttcagtgctagatataTCCGTTTGAGCAACAAATAATATGGATAGGAGGGACTACTACTTATCGACACGGTGTTGACCAATGTCTTTATTTCACAATATTTTCTAAATGCCCCTAAAGTAATCATTTCTGAGAATAGACCCAGATTTTTCTGGCAACGTCATTACCCGCCATGGTCATATTATCTGACGAATTGCGAAATTTAGTGTCAAATCCAAGGACAAGGATGGTCTAGACCTTAAAAACAAATATCCAGTTAACTATAAGAGCGCTGATATGAATCCAACGCATACACAGCAGGAACTTTGAAACAAATGGTTATAGCTAACTATAACGTACCTAGCACCGGAAATAAAGGCTTCGGACCAAGGATACTGGCAGAGTTTGATCGATCAGCCGACCGGTTACAGCCGGAGAGCCAAGTCGAGCTCGTGGTCGCGCTCCGACGAGCTCCTGCCGCGCATGTGCGCCACGGAGCCTGTTGCAGGCTCCCCGGAGATCTGAGCAGTGGTGGCAGCCCTCCCTGCCTTCCAAGAGTGCGCCGTGGCAGCAGTGGTCTCCCGGAGGCGCTTGGCGACGGCGCGCTCTTGCTTATGCGCGTTTTGGTGGCCACCGTGCGCTTGCGCGGTGCCGAACTTTTGGTCGCAGTAGACGCATGAGAAGAAGCGGGGGAGGGGCGGGGCGGTCGTCACGCACACAGCAAAGCCCAGAGTGAGCTCGAGGCTGAGCTCCTCCTGCGCGCTACTCTCTACTTGCTCCATTGTTATCGTATATGACTGAATGTATGAGATGACCTAGTTAAGTTGATCCAAATCTTGAGAGCACAAGTAGCCAACCTAGGTACACGCCCGGTATTATTGTGTGTAGTCAGCTGGTGGCCCTCAACGTAGCCCTACCGGCAGGCTGGGATGAATGGCCTGCATGGCGCAATGCGCATTGACGACGAGATGGTACCGTTTCACCGGCCGGTCGGTCCCCATTTAAGTCGCCGGCTGGAGACGATTTCTCTACATACGAGTATTTATGTACAGGTGCACGTAAGTTCCGTCAAGGTTGCTATTACTGACGAGACGTTTCAGGGATCATGGAAAGAGGAGATGGCAATATATGATGACTTTGATTTGATGGTGCTTCTCGGGTATCCAGTTTTGATCTTCAAGATAGGTCTGACCTTAATTAGTTATATCTTGTAATGACAGTATTTTTGCATCTTTACCTTGTTGAAGTCACAGCTTGGATTTTTTCGGACGtgatcttcagggtgaaaactcAGAATCTCACCTTCGGTGGTTGGATCTGCCAACGGCAACACGTGTTCCTTTTTTGGAGGTGTTGCTACAAGAGAACCTTTCTCGTTATCCATGTGATGTCAAGTGATGATTGGTGTGGGTGGCGTAGTTGTACTTTTTTATTCGTTGTTTTGAATAGTTAAATATTTTTTCGCCCCTACGCCTAGGTATAACTTCGATCTTCTACGACTTTGCTCTTTGTCGGTGGGAttcttcgtgtgtgtgtgtgtggtattggttgtgtgcatcttattGATCTAGAGGTCGGGAGTGGGCTCATTGTGTGTGTATGTCAATGATGCATAATTTTAACTTCCTTATTATCGAAAAAGGGTTGATGTCCGCTTGAGCATGGGCCCATCCGTCACGACCAAGATGCATGGATCTATCACTAGCACATGACAGGTTTAGGCTACTGGCCACTCATTCATCTTGGCCGTAGGGGCGGCGACCCTGCACGCAGCTTATCTGGCGCTCAGCCATAGTGTGTCCGCCTTCGATGGGCGTAGGAGACCATCCGGCTCCCGAAGAAAGGTGTTGTTGATGGGAGTGGAGAGCACCATTAGTTTTCCATTGGCATCTGGCAGTACGGCATCTAGCTCTGTTCACAGGGAGGACAGCCACACAGAGGTAATGACCCGAGGGATGTAGTGAATATTGTTTTTCGATtcactagcaaagtggcccgctcgatgcgcgggctagatcTTTAGACAATTTAGTAATGACATCATATTGTTTTGTTTTGTGTAAATAATGGCAGGATGTTTAAAGGGTACATGGTATAATATATTTTTCCAGGTTTTCAATTGTATATTTTGATTCTaagaaagaaatagaataagaGCTGCAAGTTCCCATAGATGGAAAACATAATCTTGATACAAATATGCAATTTGATGGCTGGATGCAAAAGAACTTTTTTATATTCCCAAGGTTATATGAAATTTAATATTACATATGTGTAGTAATTTGAGTAACAACCCATATGTCAATTTGTAATTCTGCGTGTCATGGGAAACTGGATAGTCCACATATACTATTACTATCTACCCTTCCATTAGCACATCCTATCATTTATTTTATCTTTTCCACTATCTGTCGTTCGAAATATCCTATTGTACATGGCCGCCTCATTTATTTATGTAGCATTGTAGCTGTTCACATGCATATTCAGTGCCTAATTTCACTAAGATCTTCCTTTTTTTCACTCGCACAATTAATGTCACATCCCATCCAGAAATGGCTTGAAGGATGGAACCCGTAATTGCAAGCAAATGTCGAATTGTATAGCAATGTTTGGGTGAGAAATAAAAGTAATTTTATCTACAAAGGTATCCCTTTGTGTGAACATCGAATAAATAAATTGCTCGTCTAAAATATGTATACCATTTGGATCTTGTGAATTTCAGTGTGCCGATTGTATCCTCTATGTTAGCACATTTATGCTAATTTGCTTACAACCCTGTTTTGTTACGAAAAAATATATCATAGATTCACAAATGTACACTGCAAAACTATGTCGTAGTACAATTTTCACCCTAGTCCATCAATTCCAGTCGGCATATATTAATTGCTGGCATATTGCCATATTCACAGCTACACAAAAGCCATGATATATACTTACCTTTTTGTTTTAGATTGTCGTTGCTGACACTGATAAAATGTAGATGGTGTGTCATATTATACAGATTTTTCCGATAAAGGATGAATTTTATTGGttcaaaatggagcatcaagaggatacaaacactatgagcacacacccggcatctgcatagctaagatgcacacagccaacaccaacacacacaaacacgccgGCAACAGCAAAGTCGTATAAGACCGAAGCTATGCATAGGCgaagtaaaaaaagaaaaaggaaggcccaaaGCGATCAGATCCACAGTTGGCAAACTATAGCAATggccatatccgcaccaaccatcttaAGACATCACACGAACGACGAGactcttcaacagcaacgccttcaggaaggtgaCGACGCTTAAGCGCCAACGTCGCCAGATCCAACCACGAAGGCAGAATCAAGGTTTTCACCCTCAAGAACCAGCCTGAGCATGTCCGAGCAttaccttcaacaaggtaacgacataaAACAACATCGCCATTGCCAGGAACCAACATAGGTCATACCTAGGCTTTCGCCACGGAGCTCGAGACCGGTACACATAGCACCATCATCAAAGTCTTTCATGTGTTGTCACCACCACTTTCCGCTATCCCAGCAGCTACATGCGATGTGCGATCACCGCTGCTGCACAACCATTCCTCTACGTCAAGTCTTTACCCATAGTTTACATCTCATCACTGAAATCGACCACCGGATCTGGAGAGATAAATCCTCACGGAGATCTTTTAGTGACCCCAGCAGTCATGGAGCCGCAGGAGGGCGCTGCAACAGTCTACACGCACCACCACCCGGCCGACCGAGTCTAGATCACCGCCAACATGCCATCTAGATCTGAACAAGGGCTGCATTGGATGGATCAAATCTGACGAGCAGATGCCTTGCACGTGAGGTAGCCAACGCGTGAGCACGCACAATCATCTCCTGTAAGGCAGCCGCAGCTCGATCAGATCCGCGTGTCCCCATCCCGCTCAGGCTGATCCGGTGCCAACGCCTATGCCCATCAACCGGAGCACCAAAGCAGCATGGCAGCACAGCATCACGTTGGCACCACACAGATGGCACACCAGTTATGAAGGCCGAGCCACCAGTGCTTCCCCGGCGGCAACGCACACGCCCGAATTGGCGATGGACGTCTCCGCGTGAGTGGCACTGCCATCCGCGTCCACCGCGAGCTCTCCCTGCAACCTTCGGAGGCAGGGGCCACCGCCACCGTGTCGAGAGCAGCGGCAGCGGTGGCAAGTGGGCCGTTGAGCGGGGGTCCGGCCGGCGGCGCGCTAGGGTTCCCCCGAGTCGCTCCGTGAGCGACACGGGGGTCGGGCCTGGCTAACACGTGATATTATACAGATGGAGTAGTGAAAAATGTATATACCTAGCTATCACGTGCTAGTGCAGTAGTTGCTACTATGAGCCAAGTCTTCAATACGATCCAATACTTAGCTTCTTGCTAGAAGGCTGCATGCATGAGCAAGTTTGAACTCCGATACTGCTGATGTGCCGAGGGAGCCAAGTTGAATGCTACAGGCGACAGATGCGTGCTTGAGGACGTGCTCACGTACGAGATTCCTGATTTGTTTTTAGGTCAGACAAGAGGACATATGGGAAGCAGGCTCTAGTCCATGCGATTCTGCTACCTGCCCATGAGATCTTTGGTCGTGATCCTTCCATGGCAACGTTTGATATCTCCACTCAGTGAAAGGTCCTATACCTCAACCTCCCCGCCTAGGAATCCTCGGCCGAGGCATTCTTGTATCCTCACATGTGAAATCGAATTGAAGCAGCGTGTCCTCGATTGTCGTGAAAGGCGCTGGAACCCTGCGTCCGAGGAATTCTCCTCGTCCCCATCTTTTTGCTGCCTGTTGTCGTGGAAGGCACTTGAATCGCACCGCAACATCCCTGCCCTGAAATTCTTGGCTAAAGTCCTAGTCATCAACCAATGCGTCTGCAGGGGCAACATATGTGGAGCTAAAAAGTAACAAATTCAAACAATACAAAATAGTACCACTACACTAGTACACTTATATATCTGTTCCGCATGGCTATTCCAAGGGCGAAGGTACAACCAATGTTACAATTGTTATTATCGATGGTTTACATTTATATTGGCGGCACAAGTGCCTTTTGGTCGTGTTGCAACATACAATCAAATTTCTTTGTAGTATTGTATGTGTTATATTGGAGAAAGTATTAACATCACCTTTTCAATTTAATATTGCTCAGCTTATCCTTATTGAGCTTGTACTACAGGATTCCTACAGGCCTACGACTATTTGGAAGTACTATATACCTTTCTGATTGATGAATATACTTGCTTCAAAATAATGAATTCAAAGAAATCCAAAGAAGTATAATTCTTCAAATTTGAGCATTGGTTCGTATCATAAGCAACCGAATGTTATAAACTTGCAGTGCAATATGCAATCAACCTGGTGATGTTGTTCCCGGGGATGTATGTCCCGGATAACCTGGTGATGAAACTATGCACTAAGTGATTAGGTAGAAATTGCACatccttttttatgaattttagGTATGTTATAATGAAAATCAATATTTCAATAATAAATGAAGCATCATCAGTCACTGGATATTTGTTAATTGTTCATAATGGTTTCCCATTGGATTAGAATCCCTCTTCCAGCATTCACGCTCGGCAATATCCAATCATTGCCGTGACAATAACCATTGTTTAATagagtttaaaaaacattggaaACCTTTTTGAGTCATAATGGTTAAAATATATTTATACGTGCCATGTATATATAGATCCCCCAACCAAAAAATAGAGAAGTAACCTTGGAAATACACGACGGACATTACCACAAAAACACCTTGCTAGATAAATCACAAAGGGTGTATATGCCTGAAGAAGTTCAAAGACGCATCTGAAGTAAGTAAACCAAACAAAATATGACAACAATATTCCATAAGGAACACTCTCTTGTAAAGCCTAATCAGGTAGAGAAATCTTAGTGCCAGAAGGCATAATGGTCCCCTCACCCAGTGATGCATGAGAATCATGCAATACATCAAGTCAACATATTGGCTTTGAGACTCGTGATTCATCAGAAAAGAAATTGATTCATACAAAAGTAAATTCTGAAGCATCTAATGGCCCGATTGGCCATTCATAAGGAAAAAAATGGAAAGTATATTGTAATACTGTGGTTACTAATTTCATGTAGTAATCCACAATTCTTAATCATGCTATGGGACAAAAAATATTGTACAACATTAATCATGGTGCACAACTTTTAATATTATGAGATATGACCTACTATATACTTCGTCAGTGCAGTCACTGAACCTTCCATGCAAGTGAAGTACATGCCAAAATCATGAGAATTTTAAATTGTAATACTATTGTTATCCAAGCATACTATATGAAAGTAATGGAAGTAACAGTCATTATGTGTGTATTTGTACTGGGGAACCTTGGGTTTCTACATTGGTTTGCCAAAATGATGCAATTTCTATTGCATTAGGATGAGAAATTCGAATGAGAATTTTAAAGATCTAGAAACGTACTGAGAGTCAAATCAACTATTGTCTCAAACATAGGTTGCGTCTCAAGTCGAACGTATGATAGTATACGCACTTTCACTGAACGGTAATGAGATCATACTGAAAAACCATGTAGATAAATTTGTTGGATCGATAAATAAGTATTGAACTGGCCATGAGCCCAAATATAAATTTTGGAGTTGATAACACATATGCAGGATTGTTTTCTTACATCTATTTCCTTCAAACAGAATGAGAAATATATGATGGACAATGGTACCATCTCTAAAAAAGATTTAGACCAACACAACATCGTTACATGGAAAAAAATGCACAGGCATGAGGTCGGCACCACTTGCATGTAATATATTGATGACCCTGAATTTTATTCAGAAACTTCTATAGTGAGATAGAGACATACACAACTATAAGTCTATTGACCGGCACCAGGAGCATACACATATTAATTATTTTTATTGGCCATCACCATGCACCGTACCAGCAGGGTGTGTTGGCCCCCGCCTTCAGTGTTGTGTCATCTATGATCTGCCCATCTATGGCTTGGTAATTTGGAGAAGATATATGTAGGGCTGCAGTAAGGGGGGGCATAGGCCAGATCAGCGAAAGAGAAAACATAAAGTGGCCTACCTGGCCTTCACATGGCCGAAGTGAGGTCGTCTGCTCGTCGTTCCTGGCCTTGAATTCTCAGTCGAGGGATTATCCAAGTTCCGGTCACA
The sequence above is drawn from the Triticum aestivum cultivar Chinese Spring chromosome 7A, IWGSC CS RefSeq v2.1, whole genome shotgun sequence genome and encodes:
- the LOC123147095 gene encoding zinc finger protein 1-like, whose protein sequence is MEQVESSAQEELSLELTLGFAVCVTTAPPLPRFFSCVYCDQKFGTAQAHGGHQNAHKQERAVAKRLRETTAATAHSWKAGRAATTAQISGEPATGSVAHMRGRSSSERDHELDLALRL